Proteins encoded in a region of the Prunus persica cultivar Lovell chromosome G4, Prunus_persica_NCBIv2, whole genome shotgun sequence genome:
- the LOC18779709 gene encoding pumilio homolog 12, with amino-acid sequence MGTSCYAGSSIEEEVEKSLCLSLGKVRVKTDKFENEKPGFSVHNGNNTCLGSSSNASPSKTQQAQPDVYPKYESGFENSPRVPVPLYPQSIWRDHILNGGGHILGSNNLNGHANAYQPKNPLGNLTEETTKSRLSRGATSPSFCNWANQLNPCLNNWYQSSGEQYYRSNERIGMYSNGDRYPSSGISSYMGTQSSFNNDGCYGDQIFKLRSYADIARLAMTQPGSQSLINIMVASKDPFAKDMIFTGVFGSIFEVMNDSHGYYVFGKLIESCNYGQLRHIVALMTLNTESLVSISTRKFGSKSIQRLVKVLEKSPLIYTLTLALSSVLGQLMTNRTGSFVILKCLNLLDTQKNEKIYETAERLCITLAQNEKGCIYLNEFITYSKTPYRERLMNEISSKSKLLSQDPSGNFVVQHVLGLHNPVFSAKICFELRDLYIKLSSQRGGSHVVEKCLNSSETDYVVNAFLKYEKLSQIARDQFGNYVIQTALKATKRANSPLYQMLLAKLEQNRNELMSGFGRKVLSFIDSGVPLE; translated from the exons ATGGGGACTTCATGTTACGCTGGTTCTTCtattgaagaagaagtagaAAAAAGCCTTTGCCTTTCTTTGGGTAAGGTTCGGGTAAAGACGGACAAGTTTGAGAATGAGAAACCTGGTTTCTCTGTGCATAATGGTAACAATACTTGTTTGGGTTCGTCTTCTAATGCCTCTCCAAGCAAAACCCAACAAGCACAGCCTGATGTTTATCCCAAATACGAAAGCGGATTTGAAAATTCGCCTAGAGTTCCAGTGCCATTGTATCCACAAAGTATCTGGAGAGATCATATTTTGAACGGTGGAG gacacattCTGGGTTCAAACAACCTGAATGGGCATGCCAATGCTTATCAACCAAAGAACCCTCTTGGTAACCTGACAGAAGAAACTACAAAATCAAGATTAAGTCGTGGAGCAACATCTCCATCTTTCTGCAACTGGGCAAACCAGCTCAACCCTTGTCTTAATAATTGGTACCAAAGTTCAGGAGAACAATATTACAGAAGCAATGAAAGGATTGGAATGTATTCAAATGGTGATCGGTACCCAAGTTCTGGAATATCTAGTTATATGGGGACTCAGTCAAGCTTTAACAATGATGGATGCTATGGTGATCAGATATTTAAGCTGCGGTCTTATGCCGATATAGCTCGACTCGCTATGACGCAACCCGGATCACAGAGCTTAATAAATATCATGGTGGCTTCTAAGGACCCATTCGCTAAGGATATGATTTTTACTGGGGTTTTCGGTTCCATATTCGAGGTGATGAATGACTCACATGGATACTATGTTTTTGGGAAGCTTATTGAATCATGCAATTACGGTCAGTTAAGACACATTGTAGCACTGATGACTTTGAATACTGAATCACTCGTCAGCATATCAACCAGAAAATTTGG ATCAAAATCAATTCAGAGGCTTGTCAAGGTGCTTGAGAAATCACCCTTGATTTACACCTTGACATTAGCTCTATCCAGTGTATTGGGGCAACTGATGACCAACCGAACAGGGTCGTTTGTTATATTGAAGTGCTTAAACCTCCTTGACACACAGAAAAATGAG AAAATATACGAAACTGCTGAAAGGCTTTGCATCACTCTGGCCCAGAATGAAAAGGGATGCATATACTTGAATGAGTTCATCACCTACAGTAAAACTCCATACAGAGAGAGACTCATGAATGAAATCTCAAGCAAATCAAAACTCCTTTCTCAGGATCCTTCAGG GAACTTTGTTGTCCAGCACGTCCTGGGACTCCATAACCCTGTCTTCTCTGCAAAGATATGCTTTGAGCTGAGGGATCTGTACATAAAGCTCTCTTCACAAAGAGGTGGGAGTCATGTTGTAGAGAAATGCTTGAACTCTTCTGAGACAGATTATGTAGTAAATGCTTTTCTCAAGTATGAAAAACTGTCGCAAATTGCGCGGGATCAATTTGGAAACTACGTGATCCAAACAGCATTGAAGGCCACAAAGCGTGCAAATAGTCCCCTTTATCAAATGCTTTTAGCAAAGCTCGAACAAAATCGGAATGAACTCATGAGTGGATTTGGAAGGAAAGTGCTGAGTTTCATTGACAGTGGCGTCCCCCTAGAGTAA